One Cyprinus carpio isolate SPL01 chromosome B25, ASM1834038v1, whole genome shotgun sequence genomic region harbors:
- the hprt1l gene encoding hypoxanthine phosphoribosyltransferase 1, like, which yields MQSRRALSPDAKGPSRSPPADRRQHESTDTDLKDRHSRMASYLEIADDSEGHDLSLFCVPKHYEEDLDSVIIPNGLIKDRTERLARDIVRDMGGQHIVALCVLKGGYKFFADLMDYIKTLNQNSDKSVPLTVDFIRLKSYSNDQSTNCVKVIGGDELSALTGKNVLIVEDIVETGKTMETLLNLLNECHPKMVKVVSLLVKRTPRSSGYRPDYIGFEVPDKFLVGYALDYNEYFRDLSHICILSDRAKEKYKV from the exons ATGCAAAGCAGACGAGCGCTTTCCCCGGACGCGAAAGGACCGAGCCGCTCTCCTCCCGCAGACAGACGCCAGCATGAGTCCACCGACACCGACCTGAAGGACAGACACAGCAGAATGGCCTCGTATCTGGAG ataGCTGATGACAGCGAAGGGCACGACCTGAGTCTTTTCTGTGTGCCGAAACACTACGAGGAGGATTTGGACAGTGTTATAATACCCAATGGCCTCATTAAAGACAG GACTGAAAGGTTGGCCAGAGATATCGTTCGGGACATGGGCGGGCAGCATATCGTGGCCCTCTGCGTTCTGAAAGGAGGGTATAAGTTCTTCGCGGACCTGATGGATTACATCAAGACGTTGAATCAAAACAGCGATAAGTCTGTGCCACTGACTGTGGATTTCATTAGACTAAAGAGCTACTCG AATGATCAGTCTACAAACTGTGTGAAGGTCATCGGTGGAGATGAATTATCTGCCCTTACTGGCAAA AATGTGCTCATTGTAGAG GATATTGTAGAGACGGGAAAAACTATGGAAACGCTGCTCAATCTATTAAATGAATGTCATCCTAAAATGGTGAAAGTTGTCAG TTTACTTGTGAAAAGGACGCCCAGGAGCTCAGGATACCGTCCAGACT atatTGGATTTGAAGTCCCTGACAAGTTCCTAGTTGGATATGCTTTAGACTACAATGAATATTTCAGGGATCTGAGT CATATCTGTATTTTAAGTGACCGAGCGAAAGAGAAATATAAAGTATGA